GCTGTGTATACACAACATACAGCAAGCCCACCAGTCCCACAAGATCCTAAACTTCTTCAGCTGATGTCTGCTTGATTACACCCATATTACTGTCCACTACATTACACACAAGTACTGAGAGGAGACTGGAGAAAATACTGCTGGAGCTCTACTGCCACTAAGTGCTATCAGATCTAGTCAGATCTAGTTAGTATCAGGCCCACCTCTCTAAGCATAATAATGCATCTTTGGTGACGACAGTCTCTTCAGCCATTACTGTAAACATCAagggcagaacacacacaggcacaagctCCGTGTCTTTGAAGCTGGCAGACAGCACTTGAGGAGGGTCGTTAACTGGCTTTGATCTCCTACAGACAACACCAAAATGCACTGGAGCCCAAACCGCTCACTCCAAGCATGCCAAGTTCACAAGCAAACGGAAGATTACCTCTCTGACTagcaatcacaacacacacacaggttcaagTAGACAGCAAttgctcaataataacaatgCACACAATATTAAAAGAGGGAGGACTTCACTGAAGAGAAATCAGTAATTAGGCTACTTCAGTGGGTTGTAATCCAAAATGACATTATGTTAGTTGAGAGGAAAACCGACCAAGTCCtacaaatgcaaaaatagataGTTAAATAAAAGAATAGCATAGCAAGGTCTGTAAAAATAAGTTAAATCAAGTGGAAACGTGTATATTCATTGATCAGACTGTTAAACCACCTCAGAAGAACTAAATTGGTTTTATGAGAATGAATCCCTTCCAAACATAgcaatatctaaaaaaaaaaaagacccagATGTATCCATCAATAAGTCATCAAACTTCAGTCTTACCACCACTCAGCAGAATTGGGCTTCAACCTGGCAGACAGTGAGCAATGCAAAAACTGGCATTAGAGCATGGAGCATGTTTTCATTTTGTCGTATTAAAGCCAACAGGGATGATCCATGCTTCCACAATTTCTGTTCCAAGAGCCCTGCTGCCTGTCATGCACTGAAAACTGGAGACAGCCAGCGCAGCATAACTAACCCATTCAGCCCTCCCACagctgaggaggagggaggCACCAGTCCCTTTTCAAAGATTCCCACAGATCGAAGTGTTTGACTGGAGAAAAAAACACTGGCAACCATgcccaaaaaaatatgaacagcCACAAGAAATCAGAAAACAGCAGCAATACCAGCACTACACAAGTCCTCTCCCTTTCTAGCACCCCTCCCCCTTACATTTCCCTCTCTGCAGGTCTTTTCTCACACTCCCTTTCCACACTCAACTGTACCACACAGCAATTAATAATTAAAGTCAGCCGGTTTCAAAAAGCGACAGTAGatgagagggaggcagaggggcTCCTGTCGGTCTTCACACCcgctcctcctccccccttcaCTCACCCAGGGAAGAGCAGAGGCATGGGGCCTGCGAGCACTCGTCTCCTCTCCAGCTCCACACAAAGGAGGAGGATCAGCCACGCTGTGCTTCTCAGCTGCCTGTACAGAGAGCCCCAGCTCGGCAGTCTCCTCGCGGAGACATCAATGCACACACTCCTcgtggaggaggagcaggataCGATGGGGGTTGGGGTTCGAACGTGTTTGTGCGTGATTGTGCGTGGTGGTGTGTCTATTGTTCACCGGGTCACGGGCTGTTATGTGCTCTTGGCCCTCTCTCTGACAGCCGGGGCTGCAGATCAGCTGCCTTTGCTCTGCCATAAATCAGAGGGGAACTGGAGCTTGAGCCACTTCCGAAGCTGGGCGGATAGAATGGGTCGCAAGCACGTCCAGCCTTGTGGCTTGGAGGTGTCAGAAGGAAGGGAGGTGGGACTGCTCCAAGGGTGGGGTGCAAATGCCTTTCTGCAAATGCCAAATGCAAATTTCCAACCGCTCTGGATTAGAAAGCTAACAGACACAGATGCCATGCCAACGGGTGTTCTGGGGAGACGTCAGCATTCCCGGCCAGGTGAGAAGGCAAGGGCCGGAGTGGATGCACGCTTCAGCTGTGAAGCCCTGCTATGACAGAATGTACTCTATGTGCTCTCTTTGTACATGGACTGACATGCAAGAGCAAGGGGACATCAAGTACAATAGGGCAGCAAGGGGCTCCAGTCcaaagacacaaagacagaTTTTACTCATGTCCACATGAAACTTCTTTATGAAGCAGGCCAACAAAAGATCATATATTAACAAGCATTCATCCTTTTAAATATTGCttgtgttctctgtgttctgactttaatataataataatataatctgAACCAATTGGATTCAGTTTAAATGAGTAAGCTGTATTTTCCCTGCAAGGCAATCATTCTGGAACAGTGAACCCAGACCATACACCATCCCTCAGTGCTCAAAAAGAGAGAGTTCTAAAGCACTGCAATTTTTTCAGGGTCACTGAAGACATTTGGTAGCAAAATTATGTTATGGTCATAAGTCACGTAAACTGTACAACCGGTCACCAAATACAAATCATGTCTAGAGATCAACATATCTGAAGTATTTAGGGATATAGGGAATGTAATTTAAGTGTTATGTTTTATTTAGCCATTAAATCGTTCTTACTGAGTAGTGATCAtgatggccagtgtgtgtgtgtcaccatttATGATGCTTCAAGTAGCAGGGAGGAGGTCAAAACTTCAAGACATTCTTCAACCCTTTGACATGGTCACTCTACTGTCCAGGAGGGCAAGTGGCCATATTTTGTTTTCTCAGTAGAGAACTTTCATAAGCAGTCTTGGCTCGACACTGCCTACATGGTGGTCCATTAGAACAACAGTGGAACATCAGACAGAATCAATATCTATCTGATATGTGCATGAGAATAGATGGATCAGAGAATAGATGGTTTTTAATCAAGGCTGCTGAAGATCAAGTCTGAAGATTAGTCTTTGTCAATATCTGAACACAATTATCAGAACTGAGTTACAGGAGCATGCAGAGGAAATGTCATCCTACTTAAAGTTGTCAAGAACAAACGACAACAACTGTACACATCACTGTTAGGCACAGATCTTGACAGATAACTCGTGTCATGCAGGGGATTTACTGATTTGGGCTGGAACTCTACTCTCAACAAAGAGCCTTTTCTGTTTCGATGTGCATCCACATCTCAAACGTATTTGCCACAAATCTCCAAAACGTCTTATCATCAGAACTTAAGCACGCAACAAGCCTGGGTTCCTGGTTTAAACATATTATCTTTAACAAGCTCACCCCCCTCCATGTGATCCTGCCTCATGTGAATCTTGTGCTTCCAATTTTCAACATTCACTTTTAAAGGTGTAGTCCTCATTAATGGCAAGAGATGACAGAAATCTGAAACCTGAAATACAACCAATAAAGTACTCCTTCCTCTTGTGCTGCATTGTTGATTGCCAACACTATTTATATTGCTCATTCCAAAACAGAAGACTAAAGGGAAGAATACTAATGGACCTCACTGAAAAAGTGCACTCCAAGTGAAAACACTAATATTTGCTTGGCAACTCCTTCAACCTGACCAAAATGAAGCATGATTTCTCAGGCATGCATCACTGAAGAAATGTCTGATGATTAATAAATCACTCATCCAATTCCAAACAGTGTCTGAGATAAGGCATATGATAAATAAACAGCTTTTCACCCCTTCAAATGCACTTTCTAACTTTTGGTTATCCTAATTTTCAGACATGTAATGATTTGTCAGATATGTAATCAATATTCCAACTGTCCTACTTTGGAAACTGGTGACAAATTCCTGCAGACAATCTGCTTCTGGTTTTGAATGTTAATGGTGCTCCTATGAATTGCCATTGTATGCTTGCTGATAGGATAATGCATAACAGTGACATCTTGCTCTTGGACATCAAAATCATTCATTTCCCTCCTGCTGAGAAGCACAATCCCTTATCTGCACTGTAGGACCTAACAGGTCAAAGATAACCTCATCCCTAAACTACAGGTAGGAAGATGCACCCTCAAAATGCATTCACCCTCAAAGAAAGTAGATTGTGACATACCAAGCACAGCTTTAATTTAGCCTTAATGTCAGTGCAGGAACACATCATGTTGCATTAGTATTTAATTCCATTCACTGTCAAGTCTATTACTACAATCATATTGACAAAACAAAggaaaaagtaggcctaccaaacaatattttttttagtcTGTGCACAGACAGACTGGCATTAAACAGCAACACAAGCAAGCGGTTTTTATGTTTGGAATCTGCATGACAGGATTTTTCTATTTCTGAGTTGCCCTAAACTTTACTATACCTCTCATACAGGCATCCCCCCTGATCAATGTTATTGTCAGAGTAACTATTCAGTGATTGTTCATGTAAAATTGTTCACAGTGGCCCACTGACATGGCACCAAAGGGTTTGGGTGACATGAATCTGCCATGCCCTGGAGAGGGCTGAAAACCAGACTGGTCATTATATCGACTTCATCTGGTTGGCTGCTATGTATCCAGTAAGACCCTCATtgaccaactttttttttttgatccaGAGCAGGAGTAAATAATTTAGTTATTGCATCCTCCAGGCCTTTTCAGTGCTGACCAAACCACAATGCACcatggaaagtgtaaattataAAATCCTACAGGCCTTCGAGTTTACATGTAGCCTATAAATTAAGCATCCATAGCCTACTCTAACATATCTATAGAGGACGATTGAAAGCATGCAAaaccagtctgtcaacaacgcAATGGTCTGTGCTGAATGATTCTAGCACTGTTTATGATGAGGAAAATAGTAGCCTGGTCAAGCTCTTTAATAGGCCGACATCAACATCACACATCTGAAATATTCTAGCCAGAAACTGATACGAGTGCCATGTGATCCAAAAAGTTTCGGCAGTAAAACGATCAGAAAGAATTGGAGTGGCAGACCTAGTCATTTCCCCATGGTTAAAGTTTAGTCAAATGCCTGATGTTACGTATTGGGGAATCAAACGTTCGGCAAAATTAATTTGCGGCTACAAATAGCAAATTAATCTGGCAGTTGCAACAATGTAACGCGCTCAAATTCCCATCATCTCATAATAGCATTTTTTTTCTCCGATCCAGTAGCCTAGTCTCTTTGTTGTTTAACCGAAGGAGCGACCATGATTTATGCGTGTCTCAGATAGCAACCCCTAGATGACCCGTGCATGCCAGACAAACATTTCCATCAAATGACCGAAAAATATCGGTACCCATGACTTTGACTTCACAAGCTGCGTTTGATGATTTAAATGTAATGGACCACTGATTGTTGATTCAAACACCAAGTCCGGTCAAATAATACCGTTTGACTTTTAAACCCTTAAACATAGTTAACAAACAAAATCAGTATAATGCTTAAGGGTCTTCTTACACATCACGGTAGGATACCCGTTTACCCACAATGATATGCGCCTCTTTAACTGTGCAGGTGTGGGCATTAAACTTATTCAAATACAAGATCCCTACACCCCGGCGTAACAAGTGCACGACGGCAGTCTGTTCTCATGAGGGAGAAGGGTAACTACAAGCCAGAACTAGTTGGGCTGTTGCAAGAGCTCGGCTAAAGTTTCAAGACTGGTGAACAGAGTGCGGCAAGCTATCACATCATGCAGTGAATGACAGCTGACTCAGAAAGTTATCTTACCTGGATGTGCAACCACTTTCCTTTACGTTCTTACAAACACTGGAATAGCACAGAGCAGCTGTAGCAAAAGCGTGGCAAGTTAGTCTCTCCCAGCATGGCGGCTGCACTGTTGCTCGGATTCAAAAATCCCTTCCCGACTGCGGTATCAATGGAgataggagggagggaggaggggtgggtggACCGCTACGCAAGGTAGAGTTCGGGATGTTTGGCAAACTACTAATCAACCAGCAGATGTTAAATTACAGCATCATGTCCGGTATATGACTGGAGAGGCTGTGATTCATTCAGTCTAAATGTAtacgttttaataatatttgtgGTGGCTATATAGTCAATTAAAATATGTGTTTGATGTTTGTTCAGGCTATGCCCTGGCAGAATTAAATAGCCGCATTCCAGGCAGGCAGACTACGTATTGGCCAACGTTATTTTGATGATCTCACAAATCTACTGTCACAGCGCGGGAGTAAACTTAGATATGAATGAATGGTCGCCGCATATCACTTAGACGGaaaaaagaaggggaaaaacaTCGACATTTGAATATAACCACAGAGCAAACAAAAAGCAGAATCGACGTATTGTCCAGGCATGTTGAAAAGCACAATATGACCGACTACAGTATCATTTGCAGAATACACAATATTAGTACAGATAAAAGACAAACAATAGACCAGTGTATTAATTTGCATCACATTAAATTAATTAGGCCTATCTTAGGCCTACAACTACTACAGCATACAAGATGTGAAGTATGCTGGTCACTTTAACTGAAAAATTAGAGCTGTCACTAGTGTAGTCTAGATTATTTCAAAGTAGGTTTAATAAGAACAGAATAGATGACATAACATATTGTCACCCACTGAGGGTGATGGGGTGGCGTGAGTGCTCCTGTGAAGGGTATGTTTGGTACACAGGGTTCTGTATAGCGCCTGTGGGGGAGAAGTTGAAAATGTTTGTGTCCTGGGTAAGGGAATTTGATTGATTTATGAGCATAACTGAAATTACTcatgtattctctctctttgactGTAGTGCACAGACCACAGAAAAGGCTTGCATAAGGTCAAAGGTTATGTAATATTTTTACTGTGCAGGCTAGGAGTGTATTAAACCCATGGTGACAGAGAACAAACCAGTCCTTGTCTTATCTGGTGGGCAAGGGGAGGCCAACAGAACAGACTCCTTCAAGTGGTTGCTAAAAACAATCACAGCTTTGAGCAGAGGCAGCTTGTGTGAGTCCTGAATGCCTCAGACTGCAAAAGCTGTAAAGCACAAGATATTGCCGTCACAAcaaatgtatgtaaatgtatatgtATCAGAAATGTATGTACAAATAGCTGCTTAGCTAGTCTGAAGTCTACACTATGATGtcatatatatttttgtgttaGTCCCATTCATCCAAACTTGTGTAAACACACTTGATTTGTCCAACACATCAGTGTACAACTCGTATGTCGACGGCGCTTACCACACAGAATCTATTccttttttaacaaatttacaGTCAGTGTTCTCAAGGTCTTGTGTTAAATGTTTTAATCAGTCACTGATATGTATGGGGAAAGGAAAACAGGTGGCTTTGAAATGCTCCATCAGTTCCACATGCTCATTTGATTGTTGATTAAACCGATGTGAATTCATTGACTTCTGGGGTGATTCCAAGTCTGATCAATCAGTTCATTTGACAGAATGATCTCTCTGAATctgtacccccccacacacacacacactgcttccatttctcctctcccccacctctcaAAGGTATTTTATCAGGCTAAATTTAGTGACACTTGTCTGTGTATCCATGCAGAATGACAATTCCTGGTTGTTGGTGTGCACATTACAGTAGCTACCACTGTGTGGACACATTTCACACGTCTCTGGGCCCTTTCACATAGCATTTCAGTAGCTTGGCATAGACATTTGCAATGTCTACACAATGCATGCCATTATAACTGAGCAAAAGTGATGTCAAAAGAGTGATCTGTATTAGCTTGACTGAAAGAATGTTGCTCCATTATGCACATAAGTCTTAAAAAAAGGTAGCATGGTgcatggtgtagtggctaaagctaAAGAACTGAACTGAAAACAGAAAAGTTTTATTTTTGTCTACCATCCATCGTTATGCAGCAACCATGAATTGCTCCAGGAGGGACTGTCTCTGCAATTGGTGTCagcaagtcactttggataagagtgtcagagaaaaacaaatacatgtaTGTTTTAAAAATATGGATGGAAAAATAAATTGATGGTGGATTTCTGCACATTCTGATAGTTATCATAATACAATTCCAATATCTGCAAATAAGCTCCACTCTTTATTAAAGAGAGAGATTATTCAATATAGCagcaaaaacacaaacagacaacatTAACCCTTTTCCATTGTAGATGTAGGAGCATTTTTATGTGACAATTGTTATGTGTCTCAAATAGCAACTTGCGTTGCAACTTGCATAGACGTAGGCTATTGGCGTTTGCTTTATAACTTGGTCTTCCAGACCGAGGTGCTTTTTATACTCCAACACATAGGCGGCGCTACCCATCTTAGCGGGCTTCTAAGCGCACAATAATGCCGAAGAAGATAGACACAACAAGTGAAAATGGCGCGGTCTCTGAAAATTAGCAACGGAGTgtagtctctttctctgtgaaaCTTCTCTTAGTAAGTCATAAAAGCAGCCCACACTAACTATTCTATGCAGATAGCTATTTGTTTATAACGATAGTTAGTTTGTAGTGGGCTTACCACGATAAGGTTAACGTTCGTTAGCTACGTTTATCAGCGAGGATAAAGTTAACGTTCGCTTTCTTACTGCGAATGTAAACAATGTCGTTTACAGATGTTTTATATTGGTCTGTACAGAAATAATGATGCAGATGTTATGTCTGTTTCAGGTGCCCAGTGCCCAAAAATGCCACTGTCCACTCATTCTCAACCAGGAGATGAGCACTATGTCCTTGTTGCGACTCTGGATAACGTCAGAAATCTTTCCAACATCCTTAAAGCCATTACTTTTAAAGACCATGCCATTTTTAACGCCACTCAGAATGGATTGAAAGTGACTGTCGAGGACTCAAAGTGTTTGCAAGCAAATGCCTTCATACAGGTTttattgtttccttttttattttcacatttcctAGTTTTCCTTGGGGAATATTAGCTGTTAGAGTCTGAGCTAATTTTAGTCTCAACTGATCTTAATGACTTTGTTTGCAATTCAGGCTGACATCTTTCAGGAGTTTGTCATCAAAGAAGATTCTGTGGGATTTCAAATTAATCTTACAGTCCTTCTCGATTGCCTCACAATATTTGGGGGAAGCACAGTACcaggtcatttttttaatatatttttttatatttgaagATGGTTGTGGTGATATTGCGTTGTATGTTTAAGTCAGGCACTAGATGACAATTGGTGTGTATAGGGGATATTGAGGTCACCTCTGGTTTGGGACAACTCTATGAAAACAAACGTGTAGATGAATTTAAAAATGGCACCAAATATTCAGCCAGTCATTTTTCTTAGTTCCTAGTGATTTTGTTGTCACAGAGTGCAGCCCATAGACTGCGCTTTATGTCAAGAGGAAATGATAATGCACTTTTAGCCTTGACATAATGGATGAACAGGATTTTACTTTGTTCTGTGATGTTAACGTAGAAGGTATGCAACTTTGGTCTGTCATAAACATACTCAgatgcttttttattttattttatttatgcttTGTGATTTTGATTTACTTCAGTTGTCCATGCATTTGTTTTCACAGAGTTGTCCAACTGAAAGTGGCCGCGATGTTATAGCATCTTGCCTCAAACTAACCTTCAACTATGCTCTACTGTAATGTAGAATTCTACTAGTACTTTCTAAAGCCACCGTGTACCTCTCAATGCAGGATACATGAAAACTACACGCAGTCACTCATTTTATGTCAATATCTTTCCTCTTAATAAAGGTGTCACAACAGCATTGCGCATGTGCTACAGTGGTTATGGATTTCCCCTCACACTCTTTCTTGAAGAGGGTGGGGTGGTGACCGTGTGTAAAATCAATACCCAGGAGCCTGAGGAACCAATAGACTTTGACTTCTGCAGCACAAATGTCACCAATAAGGTCATCTTACAGTCAGATAGCCTGAGAGAGGCCTTCTCTGAGCTGGACATGACAAGTGAGGTCCTTCAAATCACAATGTCTCCCTCTCAGCCATTTTTCAGGTAATGCAAGTTGTTTCTTTGGTACACTATTTTTTTCCATTCACTTTGAGCTTTCAATGTTCCACTATATATTGATTGGTGTTGTTGTCACTAAGGGGCAGGGACTAAAAAttcatttaaagcaacaccaaagaactttccctctgttgcacgcacgctatttgtttatccagcaccggctttgcaaataacgatgtccacagacaaggtagaatattttgcatgacttttaaaagtacgatgtattgcgacatcagatgcaagtcaaatttgtagtttcttatgtctcattccatcgaactacagatccgctacccgatctaggaaaacttacatagtgcggttatagctgatagagggccacgaagcgaatgcagaattgccgttcaccctgttacgagttgatg
The Alosa alosa isolate M-15738 ecotype Scorff River chromosome 12, AALO_Geno_1.1, whole genome shotgun sequence DNA segment above includes these coding regions:
- the rad1 gene encoding cell cycle checkpoint protein RAD1; amino-acid sequence: MPLSTHSQPGDEHYVLVATLDNVRNLSNILKAITFKDHAIFNATQNGLKVTVEDSKCLQANAFIQADIFQEFVIKEDSVGFQINLTVLLDCLTIFGGSTVPGVTTALRMCYSGYGFPLTLFLEEGGVVTVCKINTQEPEEPIDFDFCSTNVTNKVILQSDSLREAFSELDMTSEVLQITMSPSQPFFRLSTFGNSGNAHYDYPKDSDMMELFQCTKTQTNRYKMSLLKPSTKALALSCKVSVRTDSRGFLSLQYLVRNDDGQICFVEYFCSPDEEVDEE